In the Mesorhizobium sp. WSM2240 genome, ACGAGCCGGAAGCATAGACCTTCCCCATCTGGGTGATGTCGGCGACGCCAAGCACGGAAACCAGCGAGCTGTCCTTGACCATGGCGATGAAATCATTGCCGTAGGGCGGCAGGATGGTGCGGAACGCCTGCGGCCAGATGATGTGGCGGAAGCGCCGGTAGCGCGACAGGCCAAGCGCCTTGGCTGCCTCGATCTGACCTGTGTCGACGGCCTGGATGCCGGCCCTGAATATCTCCGCGATGAAGGACGAATAGGCGATGGTGAGCGCGATGATCGCGCGCCACATCAAGGAAACGTCGCGCACCTGCATGGGCTCGGTTATCCCGGCGGCCTGCAGCGGATAGGAAATCCAGTTCCACAGCACGACGAAGGCAGGCGCGCCAACGAAGGCGATCCAGAACAAGAGGACCAGGATCGGAATGCCGCGGACGATCTCGACATAGAAGCGCGCGGCCTGACGCAGCCAGACCGAACCGGACAGGCCGAGAAGCGCGATTGCGAGGCCGAGCGCGGAAGCCAGCGTATAGCCGACCAGCGTGACGAAAACGGTTACGCCGATGCCCTTGGCGACGATGGAAAACACCTGCGAATAGAGATCGCTGGCCGCGATGAACAGCGCCGCCGCGACGGCAAGCGCCCCGGCGGCGGCCAGCCACCAGGGGAATTCCTTCTCAGGCTTGGCGGAAGGGGGCATCAGTCAGGGCTGCGCGGTACGGCGCGCGCAACCGTTGCGAGTCGGCAAATCCGGGAAGCCAAGCATCCTCGATAGGCCGGGCTTACTGCCCCATCTTGTAGTCGAGGAACCACTTCTTGTTGAGGGCATCGATGGTGCCGTCGGCCTTCATAGACGCTATGGCGGCATTGACCGGCGCAACGAGGTCGGAACCCTTGGCGAAGATGAAGCCGAAATCCTCGGTGCCGAGCGGGCCGCTGATCACCTTGAGCTTACCCTCCGACGCTTCGACATAGCCGTTCGCCGCGACGCCGTCGGTCAGCACCAGATCGACGTCGCCCGATTTCAACGCCTGCACGGAAGCGCCGAAGGTCTCGAACAGCTTGATGCGCGGGTTCTGCTCATCGCCGTCGAGCACCTCGTAGACCGCGACATAGAACGGCGTCGTGCCGGCTTGCGTGGCGATCAGGCCGTCGGTCATCGCGGCGAAGCTTTTGGGGTCGGTGAAGCGGTTCTCGTCGGCGCGAACCAGCATGCGCATTTCCGAGCGCATATAGGGGTCCGAGAAGTCGACCTTCTCCTTGCGATCGTCCTTGATGGTGATGCCGGTCATGCCGATCTGGTACTGGCCGTCGGAGACCGCCTGGATCATCGCGTCCCACGAGGTGTTCTGGTACTCGACCTTGAAATTCAGCCGCTTGGCGATCTCGTTCATCGCGTCATATTCCCAGCCGATCTGCTCTCCGGTCTTGGGATCGACGAACTGCAGCGGCGGATAGGCGTTCTCGGTGACAACAACAACATTCTTCCCACCGAGATCGGGCAGCGCCTGAGCGAAAGCCAAAGCCGGCATCAGAAGCACAGCCAGCAATCCGGCCAGAGAAATTTTTGAAGTCATGTTTCGCTCCCAAGCTTTGCGGAAACAGAATGGTCCGGCGAGTTTAGCCGCCGTCCAGCGGCAAACAAGCCATGCAGCCTGCTATTTTGCTGGACGGCGCAGGTCCAGAGCCAGCAATTCTTCATCAAAAAAGCGGCCGTCCACGCATAACGCATCCCGCTCGAGACCGTAGGACTGAAAACCGAGCGAGCGATAGAGCCGGCGCGCGGCGGTGTTTTCGGCTGTCACGGTGCATTGAAGCATCACGCCCAGCGCTTGCGCATGGGTAATGATCCTTTCGACGAGCTTTCGCCCCAGTCTGGCCGCACGCCAATCGGGCGCGACATAGACCGCCACCATCGTGCCCTTGTGCCTGGTCTTCTCGCGGGTGTTCTGGATATAGGTCGCCGTGCCGACGAGCCTTTCCCCGGCGAACGCACCAAACGAACGCTGGGGGCGGCCGGCACGGCGCGCCTGATCATCTCTTCATCAGACAGCGCTTCCTCGTCCGAGATGCTCGCTCCGAAAGACAGCGGGCTGTCGCGCAGAGCCTCCAGCCTCAGCGCGCAATACTGACCGGCATCGGTTTCGACCAGCGGCCTGATAAGGATATCGGAAGACAGCATGATCAGGCCGATTACCGCTTCGTCGCACCGATCGAAAACGACATCGGGATCTTCGGCATGCCTTCGGGAAGCACGAACTGATCCTCTCCCGCCTCCACCACGAAGGGAAACGCCTTCCAGACGACGATCTCGTGCTCGTGCAGAAAGTCGATCGACAGCCCGGCCGCGATCAGCGCGTTGACGATGTCGGAGAGCGGGTGGATCCATTCATAGCAGCGCGTGTTCGTCAGCGCCCGCGCGTCGCCCGTATAGGTCTGTGCCTCGTCGAATACCAGCGGCTCCGCCACTGGCGTGCGCCAACCGAATTCCAGTTCCAGCCTGCCTTCACGCGCCTCGAACTGGTTCATCGCCGGATGCCCCTCCAGCAGATAGAGTTTGCCGTTGGGCCGTAGCAGCGCCGCCACGACCCTGGCCCAGGCAAAGATGTCGTCGAGCCAGTTTATCGCGCCCCAGGTGACGAACACCATGTCGTAGGTCTGGCCGAGCGCCTCGGCGGCATCGAACACCGACGCCTCGACAAAGCGGACATCGGCTCCGGCATTGGCGGCGAACCCGCGCGCCGCCTCGATCGCTTTCGGCGAAAAGTCGAGACCGGTCGCGCTCTTCGCGCCCAGATGCTTCAGGCTGATCGTGTCGAGGCCGATATGGCACTGCAAGTGGACAATATCCTTGCCGGAGATGTCGCCGATCTCGCCGGCTTCCAGAGCGTGCAGCGAGGAGCCTCCGGCCAGCACCTTGGCTATTCGGTAGCTGCCGGTGGTGTCGCTCGAATGCAGTTCGGCGCGATTGTCCCAGTTACGCAAATTAGCGGCTGAAAACTCGTTCATCTTCTCCCCCAACAAAAAAGGCGGCCGAAGCCGCCTTTGAAGAATTTCCGCCAGGCTTATTCGGCGGCGGTCTCGGCCGGCTTTTCGGCTTCCGCGGCGGCTGCAGCCTCGGCGGCGGCCTTCTTTTCAGCGGCTTCCTGAGCGGCCTTTTCGGCTGCCAGAGCCTCGGCGGCAGCAATCTTCTCGGCCTCGATGCGCGCCTTTTCGGCGTTCAGCGCGTCGCGCTCGGCGTCATTGAGCTTGCGGGCGCGAACGCCGGTGTTTTCCGAAATGCGGGCCGACTTGCCGCGGCGATCGCGCAGATAATAGAGCTTGGCGCGGCGAACCTTGCCGCGGCGAACGATTTCGACGCCTTCGACCATCGGCGAGTACACGGGGAACACGCGCTCCACGCCCTCGCCATAGGAGATCTTGCGCACGGTGAAGCTTTCCTGGAAGCCGGAGCCGGAGCGCGCGATCACCACGCCTTCATAGGCCTGCACGCGGGTGCGGCTGCCTTCGGTCACGCGCACCTGCACGCGCACCGTGTCGCCTGGCTGGAATTCGGGAAGCGTGCGTTTCGCTTCAATTTTCGCGGCCTGTTCGGCCTCGAGCTGACGGATGATGTCCATCGCCTTTACCTCTTCTTGGTTCTCAACAGCCAGAGCGCCCGGCGCTTGCGTTGCAGTCCCATTGACCGCTCGGCTATGCCTTTCTTCCAGACGGAAGCGAGACAGGGGCGAATTCACCGTCCTTGTTGACGGGTCCCGGTCGAATATTGCCGGTTGGGCTGCGCGCATACACGCTTCCGGCGCGTTTGTCACCTCCAGCGCCCGTCTTTTTTGCCACATGGGTGCAAATGCAGGGCGGACCTTCTACTATGTCGCCAAGCTAATCCTTTGCAGCGAGCAGATCGGGGCGGCGCGCCCTGGTCAGCCGCTCGGCCTGCTCGCGCCGCCAAGCCGCGATCTTCGCGTGATTGCCGGACGTCAGCACTTCGGGAATCGCCCGGCCCTCGAACTCCTGCGGCCTCGTATAGTGCGGATGCTCGAGCAGTCCGTTCTCGAAGCTCTCCTCATTACCCGAAACCTCATTGCCCATGACGCCCGGCAGCAGCCGAACGACCGCGTCGAGCAGCACAAGCGCCGCCGGTTCGCCGCCGGACAGGATGAAGTCGCCGATCGATACTTCCTCCAGCGCGCGCGCGTCGATCACACGCTGATCGACGCCTTCGAAGCGGCCGCACAAGATCACCGCTCCCGGCCCGTCCGCGAGTTCGCGCACCCGCTCCTGCGTCAGCGGCTTTCCGCGCGGGCTCATCAGGATGCGCGGGCGCGCATCGCCCGCGGGCGAAGCGTGATCGATGGCCCGGGCAAGGATGTCGGCGCGCATCACCATGCCCGCACCTCCGCCGGCCGGCGTGTCGTCCACCGTCCTGTGCCGATCGGTGGCGAAGTCGCGTATCTGCACGGCTTCCAGCGACCACGTTCCGGTTTCCATCGCCCGGCCGGCGAGAGACAGGCCGAGATGGCCGGGAAACATTTCGGGGTAGAGGGTCAGGACGGTCGCGCGAAAACTCACCGGTTGTCTCCCGCATCGCTGCGCCCGCGCGGACGCTTTCCCGGATCGAAATTCTCACCCTCCGGTTCATCGTCCTCGCTTTCGACCAGCCCGGCAGCCATCGTGTCGACGGCGATGAATCCGCCATCAATGTCGACCACCGGCACGGCTGCCTGGGTGAACGGGATCAGAACCCCCTTCCTGCCGCCGAGGATAAGCTCCAGAAGGTCGCCGCCGCCGAAATTCTGCACCGCCGCTACCTTGCCGATCTCGGTTCCCGTCTCGTCCCTCACCACCAGGCCGACCAGGTCCGTGTGATAGAATTCGCTATCCTCGCCCTCGTCAGGCAGAGCGGAGCGGTCGACGAAAAGTTCCGTGCCTGCCAGCGCCTCGGCCGCGTTGCGGTCCTTGACCTCCTTGAAACGCACCACGACGACGGTGTTTGCCGGCCTGATACCAGCGATCTCGAAAGATCGCCCGTCCCTGGTGAAAAGCGGTCCGTAATCGCCCAGCGCGAGCGGGTCGGCGGTGAACGTCTTGACGCGCAATTCACCCTTGATGCCGTGCGGCGCGCCGATGACGGCCATCTGGACCGGGTTTTTGAGCTTGGACATGTTCATTCCCTACTCGCCGCCTCACTGCATTTCAATCGCGCCATTCTTCACCGCTTGCTAACTTCGGCGCATCAGCATGCGTCGAATCGCCGGATAGCTCGCCATGCAGGAATTTCTCATCTCGGCCAGGCCCGACCTCCAGGCGGCGCGCGAAGCCTGGCTTAAGATGCTGGTCAGGGAGCGCCGGCTGTCGGCGCTGACCGTCGAGGCCTACGAACGCGACACGAGGCAGTTCTTCCAGTTCCTGACCGGACATTGCGCAGGTCCGCCCGCTATTGCGGATATCAGCGAGCTCCGGCCGGCCGACCTGCGCGCCTTCATGGCGTCTCGGCGCTCCGGCGGAGCCGGGCCGCGCACCCTCGGCCGCGGACTCGCCGCCATCCGCTCGTTCCTGCGCTTCCTCGAACGCCGCGGCCTCGTCAACGCCGCGGGGGCGGCGGCTCTTCGCGCGCCGAAGCAGCCGAAATCGCTGCCCAAGCCGCTGACGGCATCGGATGCAAGGCGCGTCGTATCGAGCGGCGAGCAGCTGGCCGAAGAGCCTTGGATCGCCGCCCGCAACGCCGCCGTGCTGACCCTGCTCTACGGTTCCGGCCTGCGCATTTCCGAGGCGCTCGGCCTTTGCGGCGGCGAGCTTGCTGGCGAAGGCGATATGGTGCTCCGGATAACCGGAAAAGGCGGCAAGACCCGGCTGGTTCCGGTGTTGCCGATAGCGCTGCAAGCGACCGCCGAATACCGCAGGCTGTGCCCTTACGATCTCGATCCGAAGGCGCTGCTGTTTCGTGGCGCTCGCGGCGGCCCGCTCAACCCGGCGATCGTCCAGCGCGAAATGCAGAAATTGCGCGGCGCGCTGAACCTGCCCGACACGGCGACGCCGCACGCGCTGCGCCACTCCTTCGCCACGCATCTGCTCGGCAGGGGCGGCGATCTCCGCACCATCCAGGAGTTGCTGGGACATGCCAGCCTTTCGACCACGCAGGTCTATACCGGCGTCGACACGGCGCGCCTGCTGGAAGTCTACGAAGCCGCTCACCCCCGCGCGTAGCACATGCCTTCGATTGGACAATTTTCGAGTGCCGGTTAACCGTTTCGCCTCTTTTAGTGGCTAACGATGCGCCGATGAAACGCGTGATAGCCCTTGCCGACCGAAGCGCAATGCCAGCTTTGAAGCTGCTTGCCGCGGCCAATGTGTTGTTCCTGATCTCTTTCGCTGTCATGCTCGCGCTCGCGACCGGCGAGGCACGCGGCGAAATTCCAGCCTGCAAGGGCGTCGACATGCTTGCCGCCATAGAGCGGGAAGACCCGGCGCTGCTGGCCAGGATCAGGGCGGAGGCCGCAGCCACGCCGAATGGCGATTCCCTGCTGTGGAAGCTGGAGAAGGCGGGCCAGGAGCCTTCATTCCTGTTCGGCACGATACATATGACCGATCCGCGGGTCACCAGCCTCTCGCCTTCAGCGAAAAGCGCTTTCGACGCCTCGCAGACCGTTGTGATCGAAACGACGGAAGTCCTGGATCCGGCAAAGATGCTTGCCGGCATGATGAAGAACCCCGAACTGACTATGTTCACCGACGGCACCACGCTTATGTCGCTGATGTCGCCCGAAGACGCCGAAGCGGTCGAAAACGCGCTCGACGAGCGCGGCATTCCACCCGCGACTGTAGCCAAGATGAAGCCTTGGATGCTGTCGGCGATGCTTGCGCTTCCCGCCTGCGAGCTCGCGCGCAAGGCGGCCGGCGCCCCGGTGCTCGACGCCAAACTGGCGGAAGATGCGAAGGCGGCCGGCAAGAGGCTCGAGGGTCTCGAAACGGTGGCCGATCAGCTCGAAGCCATGGCGTCTCTGCCGATCGAGTTCCATATGCAGGGTTTGATCGATACGCTGAAACTCGGGGATCGCACCGACGACGTGATCGAAACCATGATCGTTCTCTACAAGAGCGGCCAGACGGGCATGTTCTGGCCCTTGTTCCGCGCCGTGCTCCCCGGCGAGGATGGCGACGAGGCGGGCTATGCGGCTTTCGAAGAAACCATGGTGACGGCCCGCAACCGGAACATGGCGGCGAAGGCCGCGCCGATGATCGACGAGGGCAACGCCTTCATCGCTGTGGGCGCGCTGCACCTTCCCGGTCCGAATGGATTGATCGAATTGCTGCGCAAGGACGGCTATACCGTTTCCGCGGTGCGCTGAGCCATTCACGCAAAGCGTGATTTGTCCCTTGCGCCACTTCTGGTAGTCTTCATCCGTCCAATCGATTGCGAAGGATGACGATCATGACAAAATCGCTCCTGCTGGCCGCTGTTCTTGGCCTCTCGACTTCCGGGGCTTTCGCCTGCGAATTCCAAAGATCGGTCAAGGTCGACAAGACGGTTGTTGCAAGCGTCGCGACGACGGCGTCAGAGCAATCCATGTCGACGCCCGCACCGGTGATCGTGCCGGAGAGACCGGCCGTCGAACAAGAGGCCGAGTAGCGCTACACGCATCCCGGCATTTCGCCATGAAAGGCTCCCGCCCGACCGGGCGTCTTCTGGCCGGCTCTCCAATGAAATGAAACCGAATCGGCAATTGCGCGTTGTCCCGTCAGCTTAACCAGACGGAGTACCGACTATGGCCGACCCATCACGCATACCGGATCCGCGCGCGAACGATCCGGACAACCCGTCTACGCCCGTCGGAGCCGATCCGCTAAGCTCCGATCCGCGGCTTAATCCAGCCAATTCACAAGATCCGCGCGTCGTCGACAACCGCAATGTCGTCCAGTCGAGAGCCGCCAGCAGCGGCGTCCTGATAGCCGCCGTGGTCCTTGTGCTCGCCGTCATCGCCTACTTCGTCTTCGCACCGGGCACCGATACTGCCGTGACGCCGACAGGTGAGGCGGTGACGACCGAACCGGCAACGCCGGCCCCTGATGCGACGGCCCCTGCGACGCCCGCTCCGGACGCAACGGCTCCGGCGCCTGACGCGAGTGCTCCGGCAACGCCGGCCCCTGATGCAACCGCTCCGGCTGAACCGGCTCCGGCGCCTGCCGAGCCTGCTCCGGCCCCCGCGCAGTAATACCTGGAAAAGAAAAACGGCCCGCTTTCGAGCGGGCCGTTTCGGCATGTCATCTCGCGGGCGAAGCGAGGAAAGCCCTCACATGTGGATCGGCTTGGAGAAGGTGGCGAGCGCCGCCTCCTTGACTGCCTCCGACATGGTCGGATGGGCGTGGCAGGTTCGGGCCAGGTCTTCCGACGAGCCTCCGAACTCCATTAGCACTGCGGCTTCGTGGATCATCTCGCCGGCGCCGAAGCCGACGATGTGAACGCCGAGCACCCGGTCGGTCGCCTTGTCGGCGAGGATCTTCACGAAACCGTCGGTATGCAGCATGGCCCGCGCCCGTCCGTTGGCGCTGAACGGGAATTTTCCTGCCTTGTATTCTATCCCTGCCTTCTTCAGCTCTTCCTCGGTCTTGCCGACCGCCGCAATTTCGGGGCTCGTATAGACCACGCCCGGGATCACGTCGTAATTCACATGTCCGGCCTGCCCGGCGATGATCTCAGCCACCGCTACACCCTCTTCCTCCGCCTTGTGGGCGAGCATCGGGCCAGCGATGACGTCGCCGATCGCGTAGATGCCGGCAACATTGGTTCTCAGATGCCCGTCGGTGTTGACCCGGCCGCGATCGTCCAGTTCGACGCCTGCTTCGGCAAGACCCAGCCCATCGGTATAGGGCCGGCGTCCGGTGGCGATCAGCACGATATCCGCCTCGACCGTTTCGGCATCGCCGCCCTTGACCGGCTCGAAGGTGACCGAAGCGCCCTTCTTCGTCTTCGCCACAGCCGTGACTTTCGAGCTTAGCTTTATGTCGAAACCCTGCTTGGTCAGCATGCGCTGGAACTGCTTTGCAACCTCGCCGTCCATGCCGCCGAGGATCGTGTCGAGGAACTCGATGACTGTGACTTTCGAACCGAGGCGGGCCCAGACCGAACCGAGCTCGAGCCCGATCACGCCGCCGCCAACAACCACCAGATGCCCAGGCACCTTTGCGAACTCCAGGGCGCCGGTCGACGAAACGATCACCTTCTCGTCGAAATCGACCTCGACGCCCGGAATGCCGGCAACGTCGGATCCCGTGGCGATGACGATGTTCTTCGTCTCGATCTCTTCGGTTTTGCCGTCCTCGCCGGCGACCGCGACCTTGCCGGCGCCGAGCACCTTGCCCGTCCCGCGGAGCACGTCGATCTTGTTCTTCTTCATCAGGAAGTCGAGACCCTTGACGTTCTGCTCGACCGTCTGATCCTTGTGCGCCAGCATGTTCTTCAGATTGAGCTTCGGCGTGCCGACGTCGACCCCCAGCGCCGCGAAGGAATGCCCGGCCTCCACGAACATCTCGGACGCATGCAGCAAAGCCTTGGAGGGAATGCAGCCGACATTGACGCAGGTGCCGCCATGGGTGGGACGCTTTTCGACCACCGCGGTCTTGAGCCCGAGTTGCGCCGCCTTGATCGCGCAGACGTAGCCGCCCGGGCCAGTTCCAATCACCACGACATCGTAAGCCATTTTCCATCCTTGTACGGTTTGAGCGGCCTCGCCCGCTCACTGAAATTATGGTCCGGCGTGGCGGTTTGCCACGGCGGAGCCATTCACTCCTGGCAACCCTTCAATGCAAAAACATCCCACGGCACCTTCGCGAGCCCGTCCGCGCCGAAAGCCGCCGATCTTTGCAGCGAAGGGCCGAGATCCGGGAAAATCAGCTTGGCCGGCGCGTCGCCGCCTTCGGCGGGCAGAAGCTCGATATTGCCCTTGTCATCGGACGTGTAGATGACGCCCTGCCAGACCGTGCAAATCGCAAGCTCAGCCCCGGTCACGTCGCCTTTCGGGCATTTGTGCATCAGCATGCCGTTGGGCCGGGGCACGGCTTCCGTCCACATCACGATACCGTCGAGCACCACGTCATCTTCGAGGAGCATGCGGAATGTGTTGGTGACCACCGCCGTATTCCCGGTCGGGGCGAAGTTGATCTCGGCCACGCCGTCGCGTTCGCCATAAATGGCGAGTTCCATCGGGCAGGCTGCGAACGCCGACGCGGACGATGCCGCCAAAATTCCAAGCGCAGCCATGGCCCGCGCCAAAACCAAGGCTTCGCCTCCAGCGCTGACGGCTTTCTCGCTGAACAGACCGGGCAGCATCAAGACATCAGCCTGATCAGCATCAGAAGGCCGACGATTGACGCAGCAGCGGCTTCCATGGATTTCCCCCGGTCGCATATTCCGGAAGCGGAATTGCTTCCGGAAAGCGCTGTTACAACTCGCGGCTATAGATCGGCGAAGCCGCGTCTAAAGATCCAGCACCAACCGTTCAGGATCCTCGAGGCTCTCCTTGACCCGCACCAGGAAGGTCACCGCTTCCTTGCCGTCGACGATTCGATGGTCATAGCTGAGCGCCAGATACATCATCGGCCGGATGACGATCTGGCCGCCGACCACAACCGGCCGCTCCTGGATCTTATGCATGCCGAGAATGCCCGATTGCGGGGCGTTGAGGATCGGCGTCGACATCAGCGAGCCATAGACGCCGCCATTCGAGATGGTGAAAGTGCCGCCCTGCATGTCGGCAACCGAGAGCTTTCCGTCCCGCGCGGCAAGGCCCAGCCGGCCGATCTCCTTCTCGATCTCGGCGATGCTCATCTGTTCGGCGTCACGCACCACGGGCACGACAAGGCCCTTTTCGGTGCCGACGGCCACGCCGATATGGGCGTAGTTCTTGTAGATGATATCGGCGCCGTCGATCTCGGCGTTGACCGCGGGGATCTCCTTCAGCGCATGAACGATGGCCTTGGTGAAGAAGCCCATGAAGCCGAGCTTCACCCCGTGCTTCCTTTCGAACACATCCTTGTATTTCGTGCGCATGTCCATGATCGCCTTCATGTCGACCTCGTTGAAGGTCGT is a window encoding:
- a CDS encoding amino acid ABC transporter permease, yielding MPPSAKPEKEFPWWLAAAGALAVAAALFIAASDLYSQVFSIVAKGIGVTVFVTLVGYTLASALGLAIALLGLSGSVWLRQAARFYVEIVRGIPILVLLFWIAFVGAPAFVVLWNWISYPLQAAGITEPMQVRDVSLMWRAIIALTIAYSSFIAEIFRAGIQAVDTGQIEAAKALGLSRYRRFRHIIWPQAFRTILPPYGNDFIAMVKDSSLVSVLGVADITQMGKVYASGSFRFFETYSIVAYIYLVLTVGLSLGLRGLEQRLRRGRMA
- a CDS encoding transporter substrate-binding domain-containing protein produces the protein MTSKISLAGLLAVLLMPALAFAQALPDLGGKNVVVVTENAYPPLQFVDPKTGEQIGWEYDAMNEIAKRLNFKVEYQNTSWDAMIQAVSDGQYQIGMTGITIKDDRKEKVDFSDPYMRSEMRMLVRADENRFTDPKSFAAMTDGLIATQAGTTPFYVAVYEVLDGDEQNPRIKLFETFGASVQALKSGDVDLVLTDGVAANGYVEASEGKLKVISGPLGTEDFGFIFAKGSDLVAPVNAAIASMKADGTIDALNKKWFLDYKMGQ
- a CDS encoding GNAT family N-acetyltransferase — translated: MQNTREKTRHKGTMVAVYVAPDWRAARLGRKLVERIITHAQALGVMLQCTVTAENTAARRLYRSLGFQSYGLERDALCVDGRFFDEELLALDLRRPAK
- a CDS encoding class I SAM-dependent methyltransferase, which gives rise to MNEFSAANLRNWDNRAELHSSDTTGSYRIAKVLAGGSSLHALEAGEIGDISGKDIVHLQCHIGLDTISLKHLGAKSATGLDFSPKAIEAARGFAANAGADVRFVEASVFDAAEALGQTYDMVFVTWGAINWLDDIFAWARVVAALLRPNGKLYLLEGHPAMNQFEAREGRLELEFGWRTPVAEPLVFDEAQTYTGDARALTNTRCYEWIHPLSDIVNALIAAGLSIDFLHEHEIVVWKAFPFVVEAGEDQFVLPEGMPKIPMSFSIGATKR
- the rplS gene encoding 50S ribosomal protein L19, translating into MDIIRQLEAEQAAKIEAKRTLPEFQPGDTVRVQVRVTEGSRTRVQAYEGVVIARSGSGFQESFTVRKISYGEGVERVFPVYSPMVEGVEIVRRGKVRRAKLYYLRDRRGKSARISENTGVRARKLNDAERDALNAEKARIEAEKIAAAEALAAEKAAQEAAEKKAAAEAAAAAEAEKPAETAAE
- the trmD gene encoding tRNA (guanosine(37)-N1)-methyltransferase TrmD; its protein translation is MSFRATVLTLYPEMFPGHLGLSLAGRAMETGTWSLEAVQIRDFATDRHRTVDDTPAGGGAGMVMRADILARAIDHASPAGDARPRILMSPRGKPLTQERVRELADGPGAVILCGRFEGVDQRVIDARALEEVSIGDFILSGGEPAALVLLDAVVRLLPGVMGNEVSGNEESFENGLLEHPHYTRPQEFEGRAIPEVLTSGNHAKIAAWRREQAERLTRARRPDLLAAKD
- the rimM gene encoding ribosome maturation factor RimM (Essential for efficient processing of 16S rRNA); translation: MSKLKNPVQMAVIGAPHGIKGELRVKTFTADPLALGDYGPLFTRDGRSFEIAGIRPANTVVVVRFKEVKDRNAAEALAGTELFVDRSALPDEGEDSEFYHTDLVGLVVRDETGTEIGKVAAVQNFGGGDLLELILGGRKGVLIPFTQAAVPVVDIDGGFIAVDTMAAGLVESEDDEPEGENFDPGKRPRGRSDAGDNR
- a CDS encoding tyrosine recombinase XerC, which gives rise to MQEFLISARPDLQAAREAWLKMLVRERRLSALTVEAYERDTRQFFQFLTGHCAGPPAIADISELRPADLRAFMASRRSGGAGPRTLGRGLAAIRSFLRFLERRGLVNAAGAAALRAPKQPKSLPKPLTASDARRVVSSGEQLAEEPWIAARNAAVLTLLYGSGLRISEALGLCGGELAGEGDMVLRITGKGGKTRLVPVLPIALQATAEYRRLCPYDLDPKALLFRGARGGPLNPAIVQREMQKLRGALNLPDTATPHALRHSFATHLLGRGGDLRTIQELLGHASLSTTQVYTGVDTARLLEVYEAAHPRA
- a CDS encoding TraB/GumN family protein gives rise to the protein MKRVIALADRSAMPALKLLAAANVLFLISFAVMLALATGEARGEIPACKGVDMLAAIEREDPALLARIRAEAAATPNGDSLLWKLEKAGQEPSFLFGTIHMTDPRVTSLSPSAKSAFDASQTVVIETTEVLDPAKMLAGMMKNPELTMFTDGTTLMSLMSPEDAEAVENALDERGIPPATVAKMKPWMLSAMLALPACELARKAAGAPVLDAKLAEDAKAAGKRLEGLETVADQLEAMASLPIEFHMQGLIDTLKLGDRTDDVIETMIVLYKSGQTGMFWPLFRAVLPGEDGDEAGYAAFEETMVTARNRNMAAKAAPMIDEGNAFIAVGALHLPGPNGLIELLRKDGYTVSAVR
- the lpdA gene encoding dihydrolipoyl dehydrogenase, giving the protein MAYDVVVIGTGPGGYVCAIKAAQLGLKTAVVEKRPTHGGTCVNVGCIPSKALLHASEMFVEAGHSFAALGVDVGTPKLNLKNMLAHKDQTVEQNVKGLDFLMKKNKIDVLRGTGKVLGAGKVAVAGEDGKTEEIETKNIVIATGSDVAGIPGVEVDFDEKVIVSSTGALEFAKVPGHLVVVGGGVIGLELGSVWARLGSKVTVIEFLDTILGGMDGEVAKQFQRMLTKQGFDIKLSSKVTAVAKTKKGASVTFEPVKGGDAETVEADIVLIATGRRPYTDGLGLAEAGVELDDRGRVNTDGHLRTNVAGIYAIGDVIAGPMLAHKAEEEGVAVAEIIAGQAGHVNYDVIPGVVYTSPEIAAVGKTEEELKKAGIEYKAGKFPFSANGRARAMLHTDGFVKILADKATDRVLGVHIVGFGAGEMIHEAAVLMEFGGSSEDLARTCHAHPTMSEAVKEAALATFSKPIHM